One genomic window of Bacillus mycoides includes the following:
- a CDS encoding alpha/beta hydrolase → MKLASPKPFTFEGGDRAVLLLHGFTGNSADVRMLGRFLEKKGYTCHAPIYKGHGVPPQELVHTGPEDWWKDVMNAYQHLKDQGYEKIAAVGLSLGGVFSLKLAYTLPILGVVPMCAPMYIKSEEIMYQGILAYAREYKKREQKSPERIEQEMFEFKQTPMNTLKALQELIRDVRNNVDMIYAPTFVVQARHDEMINTDSANIIYNGVESTLKDIKWYEDSTHVITLDKERDVLHEDVYNFLEQLDW, encoded by the coding sequence ATGAAATTAGCATCTCCGAAACCATTTACATTTGAAGGTGGAGACCGCGCTGTTTTATTATTACATGGATTCACAGGGAACTCAGCTGACGTACGCATGCTAGGGCGTTTCTTAGAGAAGAAAGGCTATACTTGTCATGCGCCAATTTATAAAGGACACGGCGTACCACCACAAGAGCTTGTTCATACAGGCCCTGAAGACTGGTGGAAAGATGTAATGAATGCCTACCAGCATTTAAAAGATCAAGGTTACGAGAAAATAGCTGCGGTTGGATTATCATTAGGCGGAGTATTCTCATTAAAACTTGCTTATACATTACCGATTTTAGGTGTTGTACCAATGTGTGCACCGATGTACATTAAAAGTGAAGAAATTATGTACCAAGGTATATTGGCATATGCCCGCGAATATAAAAAGCGTGAGCAAAAATCACCAGAACGAATTGAGCAGGAAATGTTTGAATTTAAACAGACACCAATGAATACATTAAAAGCATTACAGGAGTTGATTCGTGACGTACGCAATAATGTTGATATGATTTATGCTCCAACATTCGTTGTACAAGCACGTCATGATGAGATGATTAATACAGATAGTGCTAACATTATTTATAACGGTGTAGAATCTACGTTAAAAGACATTAAATGGTATGAAGACTCTACGCATGTCATTACACTTGATAAAGAACGTGATGTGCTACATGAGGATGTATATAACTTCTTGGAGCAACTAGATTGGTAA
- the rnr gene encoding ribonuclease R, translating to MQEHIDKLLLFMREEAYKPLTIQELESAFGIEGSEGFKDFVKALVMMEEKGLVIRTRSNRYGLPEKMNLVRGKLIGHARGFAFVVPEEKKTGDDDLFIPPTELNGALHGDTVLARVSAQSSGSRQEGAIVRILERGTKELVGTYTESKNFGFVIPDNKRWTSDIFILKSASMGAVEGHKVVVKITGYPENRLSAEGEVIQILGHKNDPGVDILSVIHKHHLPLAFPEEVMEHANSVPETISEEDIKDRRDLRDQMIVTIDGADAKDLDDAVTVTKLENGNHKLGVHIADVSHYVQEGSPIDVEAAERATSVYLVDRVIPMIPHRLSNGICSLNPKVDRLTLSCEMEINNLGDVVKHEIFQSVIKTTERMTYADVRSILEDEDEALIERYEPLVPMFKEMGQLAQILREKRMRRGAIDFDFKEAKVLVDEEGKPTDVVMRDRSVSEKLIEEFMLVANETVAEHFHWMNVPFMYRVHEDPKEDKLERFFEFVTNFGYAVKGRANEIHPRALQQILEMVQGQPEEIVISTVMLRSMKQARYDSESLGHFGLSTEFYTHFTSPIRRYPDTIVHRLIREYIINGKVDNETQAKWRENLPEIAEHSSNMERRAVEAERETDELKKAEYMLDKIGEEYDGMISSVTNFGLFVELPNTIEGLVHVSYLTDDYYRYDEKHFAMIGERTGNVFRIGDEITIRVINVNKDERAIDFEIVGMKGTPRRKFKDRPVVIEQPRTGRKKRGGRSERSNERGGERGTGRKFDRGGQGKASASTSASQPGKKDSNSNSNSNSNGKKKKGFFENVPGFKKKKKKRK from the coding sequence ATGCAAGAACATATTGATAAGTTGTTATTATTTATGAGGGAAGAAGCGTATAAACCGTTAACGATACAAGAATTAGAATCGGCATTTGGAATCGAAGGCTCTGAGGGCTTTAAAGATTTTGTAAAGGCACTTGTAATGATGGAAGAGAAGGGGCTTGTTATCCGCACACGTAGTAACCGCTACGGTCTTCCAGAAAAAATGAATTTAGTACGCGGTAAATTAATTGGGCATGCACGTGGTTTTGCGTTCGTTGTTCCAGAAGAGAAGAAAACAGGAGATGATGATCTTTTCATCCCGCCTACAGAATTAAATGGTGCACTTCATGGTGATACAGTATTAGCACGTGTTAGCGCGCAATCAAGTGGATCACGCCAAGAAGGCGCGATTGTTCGTATTTTAGAGCGTGGAACGAAGGAACTAGTTGGTACATATACAGAGTCAAAGAACTTTGGGTTTGTTATACCTGATAATAAACGCTGGACAAGTGACATTTTTATCTTGAAAAGTGCATCTATGGGCGCTGTAGAAGGTCATAAAGTAGTTGTGAAAATTACGGGCTACCCAGAGAACCGTTTAAGCGCAGAAGGTGAAGTTATTCAAATTCTAGGTCATAAAAATGACCCAGGAGTAGATATTTTATCTGTCATTCATAAACATCATTTACCTTTAGCGTTCCCTGAAGAAGTTATGGAGCATGCAAACAGTGTACCAGAAACGATTTCAGAAGAAGATATAAAAGATCGCCGTGATTTACGTGACCAAATGATTGTTACAATTGATGGCGCGGATGCGAAAGACTTAGATGACGCTGTTACAGTAACGAAGCTTGAGAACGGTAACCATAAGCTTGGCGTTCATATTGCGGATGTAAGTCATTACGTTCAAGAAGGTTCTCCAATTGATGTTGAAGCAGCGGAGAGAGCAACGAGTGTATATCTTGTAGACCGTGTAATTCCGATGATTCCGCATCGTTTATCTAACGGTATTTGTTCATTAAATCCGAAAGTAGACCGTCTGACACTATCTTGTGAAATGGAAATCAACAATCTAGGTGATGTTGTAAAACACGAGATTTTCCAAAGTGTAATTAAAACGACAGAGCGTATGACGTATGCTGACGTAAGAAGCATTTTAGAAGATGAAGACGAAGCACTAATTGAACGTTACGAGCCGCTAGTGCCAATGTTTAAAGAAATGGGGCAGTTAGCACAAATTTTACGTGAAAAACGTATGCGCCGTGGTGCGATTGACTTTGACTTTAAAGAAGCGAAAGTACTAGTAGATGAAGAAGGAAAACCTACTGATGTTGTCATGCGTGATCGTTCTGTATCAGAGAAGTTAATTGAAGAGTTTATGCTTGTTGCGAACGAAACAGTAGCGGAGCATTTCCACTGGATGAACGTACCGTTTATGTACCGTGTCCATGAAGATCCGAAAGAAGATAAGCTTGAGCGTTTCTTCGAGTTTGTAACAAACTTCGGATATGCAGTAAAAGGACGTGCGAATGAAATACATCCTCGTGCGTTGCAACAAATTCTTGAAATGGTTCAAGGTCAGCCGGAAGAAATAGTCATTTCAACAGTTATGCTTCGTTCTATGAAGCAAGCACGTTACGATTCGGAGAGCTTAGGACATTTCGGTTTATCAACTGAGTTCTACACGCATTTTACATCGCCAATTCGTCGTTATCCAGATACGATTGTTCATAGATTAATTCGTGAATATATCATTAACGGTAAAGTCGACAACGAAACGCAAGCGAAATGGCGTGAAAACTTACCTGAGATTGCAGAGCACTCTTCTAATATGGAACGCCGTGCTGTTGAAGCTGAGCGTGAAACAGACGAACTGAAAAAAGCAGAATATATGCTTGATAAGATCGGTGAAGAGTATGACGGTATGATTAGCTCTGTAACAAACTTCGGTTTATTCGTAGAGCTTCCAAATACAATTGAAGGTCTTGTACACGTTAGCTATTTAACAGATGATTACTACCGTTATGACGAAAAACATTTTGCGATGATTGGGGAACGTACAGGTAACGTATTCCGCATCGGTGACGAAATTACAATTCGTGTTATTAACGTAAATAAAGACGAGCGCGCAATCGACTTTGAAATCGTTGGCATGAAAGGCACACCTCGTCGTAAGTTCAAAGATCGTCCAGTTGTGATTGAACAGCCAAGAACAGGCAGAAAGAAACGCGGTGGACGTAGCGAGCGCAGTAATGAGCGCGGTGGCGAACGCGGCACAGGAAGAAAGTTTGATCGTGGTGGCCAAGGAAAAGCATCAGCATCCACATCCGCTAGTCAGCCAGGGAAAAAAGATAGTAATAGTAATAGTAATAGTAATAGTAATGGCAAGAAGAAAAAAGGATTCTTTGAAAATGTACCAGGATTCAAGAAGAAAAAGAAAAAGCGCAAGTAA
- the smpB gene encoding SsrA-binding protein — translation MPKGTGKVIAQNKKAFHDYFIEETYEVGLVLQGTEIKSIRAGRVNLKDAFARIHNGEVWVHNMHINTYEQGNRFNHDPLRTRKLLLHKKEIDKLAGYAKETGYALVPVRIYLKNGFAKMALGLAKGKKQYDKRHDLKEKEAKREIARVFRDRQKM, via the coding sequence ATGCCAAAAGGTACAGGTAAGGTTATTGCACAAAATAAAAAGGCATTTCATGATTATTTCATCGAAGAAACATACGAAGTAGGGCTTGTCCTTCAAGGAACGGAAATTAAGTCGATTCGCGCTGGACGCGTGAACTTGAAAGATGCGTTTGCACGTATACATAACGGTGAAGTATGGGTTCATAATATGCATATTAATACATATGAACAAGGGAATCGTTTCAATCACGATCCGCTACGTACAAGGAAGTTACTTCTTCATAAAAAAGAAATTGATAAGCTAGCAGGTTACGCAAAAGAAACAGGATATGCATTAGTTCCAGTTAGAATCTATTTGAAAAATGGATTTGCGAAAATGGCACTTGGTTTAGCAAAAGGTAAGAAGCAATATGATAAGCGTCACGATTTAAAAGAGAAAGAAGCTAAACGTGAAATTGCACGCGTGTTCCGTGATCGTCAAAAGATGTAA
- a CDS encoding CidA/LrgA family holin-like protein, producing the protein MMNMKLTKILVQISALYVFYMVGNWVQEMLNIPIPGSLIGMFLLLVFLSLKVLPVKWFDLGAETLVAIMPFLLIPPTLGLMNYGAFFMSKGISLFITVVASTFLIIIVAGHTGQYLANRKEKETQ; encoded by the coding sequence ATGATGAACATGAAACTTACAAAGATTCTTGTCCAAATTTCTGCTCTTTATGTATTTTATATGGTTGGAAATTGGGTGCAAGAAATGTTGAATATTCCGATTCCAGGAAGTTTGATTGGGATGTTCCTCCTGCTTGTTTTTCTTAGCCTAAAAGTACTTCCAGTGAAATGGTTTGATTTAGGAGCAGAAACACTCGTTGCTATTATGCCGTTTTTATTAATTCCGCCAACGCTTGGCTTAATGAATTACGGTGCTTTTTTTATGAGTAAAGGAATTTCTCTTTTCATTACAGTTGTAGCGAGTACGTTTTTAATTATTATTGTCGCAGGACATACAGGACAATATCTTGCGAATAGAAAGGAAAAAGAGACACAATGA
- a CDS encoding LrgB family protein has product MSQILIGIGWVLFTVLLYQLSKKIYKLFPTPFTIPMLVATALMAFLFIMLDIPYQNYMESGGGWIAKLLGPGVVAFAIPLYKQRHVLQKYVVPIAGGVLVGTTVAIASDLAIATLMGTDKSLILSSLPKSVTMPVAMSVSEQVGGVPSLTAAFVVIAGITGTISGPILLKWSRVTNSVGRGIGFGCASHIMGVMRAMKNNEHEGVIGSVTMTLTAILTCLLGPLFAMMFM; this is encoded by the coding sequence ATGAGCCAAATATTAATCGGAATCGGTTGGGTTCTTTTTACGGTGCTATTATATCAATTATCTAAAAAAATCTACAAATTATTTCCAACACCATTTACCATTCCAATGCTTGTTGCAACAGCATTAATGGCTTTCTTATTTATAATGCTTGATATACCATATCAAAATTATATGGAAAGTGGTGGTGGCTGGATTGCGAAGCTACTCGGACCAGGTGTTGTAGCATTTGCAATCCCGCTTTATAAACAACGTCATGTTCTGCAAAAATATGTTGTACCAATTGCTGGTGGGGTATTAGTAGGTACAACAGTTGCTATTGCAAGTGATTTGGCTATCGCCACACTTATGGGAACAGATAAAAGCTTAATTTTATCTTCTTTACCAAAATCAGTGACAATGCCAGTTGCGATGAGTGTGTCTGAACAAGTTGGTGGTGTCCCGTCCTTAACAGCTGCCTTCGTCGTTATCGCAGGTATTACTGGAACGATTTCAGGACCAATTTTATTAAAATGGAGCCGTGTTACAAACTCAGTTGGTAGAGGGATTGGCTTTGGATGTGCGTCTCATATTATGGGTGTTATGAGAGCGATGAAAAATAATGAGCATGAAGGTGTTATTGGATCGGTAACAATGACATTAACAGCAATTTTGACATGTTTGCTTGGACCGTTATTCGCAATGATGTTCATGTAA
- the secG gene encoding preprotein translocase subunit SecG, translating to MHTLLSVLLIIVSILMIVMVLMQSSNSSGLSGAISGGAEQLFGKQKARGIEAVLNRVTVVLAVLFFVLTIAVTYLNL from the coding sequence GTGCATACGTTATTATCAGTTTTACTTATTATTGTATCGATTTTAATGATTGTTATGGTACTTATGCAGTCTAGTAATAGCTCAGGCCTTTCAGGTGCAATTTCAGGCGGTGCAGAGCAATTATTTGGTAAGCAAAAAGCACGTGGAATCGAAGCGGTATTAAACCGTGTTACAGTTGTTTTAGCTGTGTTGTTCTTTGTACTAACAATTGCTGTTACGTACTTAAACTTATAA